Proteins from a genomic interval of Uloborus diversus isolate 005 chromosome 4, Udiv.v.3.1, whole genome shotgun sequence:
- the LOC129220228 gene encoding alpha-ketoglutarate-dependent dioxygenase alkB homolog 6-like codes for MSGYGKYKVKNLPNSAYYIPNFISSSEENFLLEKIYSAPKPKWKTLSNRRLQNWGGLPHPKGMIQEELPKWLCNVIDKISDLNIFGEKVPNHVLVNEYLPGQGIMPHEDGPLFYPTIATVNIGSHTVLDYYEKINTEECSEAKLETGHNKKHIGSLLLERCSLLLVQDNLYQEYLHGIQERTVDSITENIKNLDSVSADEGQELNRDSRISLTIRHVPHTVKTKFLFGIK; via the exons ATGTCAGGTTATGgaaaatacaaagtaaaaaat CTTCCCAATTCAGCATATTATATTCCTAATTTCATAAGTTCATCTGAAGAGAACtttcttttggaaaaaatttacagTGCTCCAAAACCGAAATGGAAGACATTATCAAATCGAAGACTTCAGAATTGGG GTGGACTGCCTCATCCTAAAGGCATGATTCAAGAAGAGTTACCAAAG TGGCTGTGCAAcgttatagacaaaatttcagaCTTGAATATATTTGGAGAAAAGGTACCAAATCATGTGTTAGTAAATGAGTATTTGCCTGGTCAAGGTATTATG CCCCATGAAGATGGTCCTCTATTTTATCCAACTATTGCTACTGTGAATATTGGATCTCATACAGTGTTGgattattatgaaaaaataaatacagaagaaTGTTCAGAAGCAAAATTG GAGACAGGGCATAACAAGAAACATATTGGATCACTATTATTGGAGCGATGCAGCTTACTACTGGTGCAAGATAATTTGTATCAGGAATATCTTCATGGAATACAAGAAAGAACTGTGGATTCTATaacagaaaacattaaaaatttggattcAGTTAGTGCAGATGAAGGGCAAGAGCTTAATCGGGATTCAAGAATTTCGCTAACAATCAGGCATGTGCCTCACACTGTAAAAACCAAATTTCTGtttggaataaaataa